The genomic stretch GCTTCCCAGAGGTGTACGCAAGTCAGCTAGCCGAAAATACCAGTCTACGCACTCAAATTGGGCAGGTGGTGCGGGATGGTCTGCCTACAGTAGCCGAATGCGCTGGGCTGCTTTATCTGTGCCGCACTATTGACGGAATAGCTATGGCCAACGCTTTAGATGTTGACGCCCAGATGACGCCAAAACTAAAACTTGGCTATCGGGAGAATGCACCAGAATCTAATTCATTGATTTACCGCATTGGGGAGCCAGTTAGATACCACGAGTTTCATCGAACGCGGATAGTGGGATCCGACCACTTCTATTCCCCGACTTTGCACGCTAGCTATCAACATGTTCATTGGGCTGCCTATCCACAGTTTGCTACCCGACTAGTTGAGGCTGCCGCCGAGTTTTCCCCGTCGCGTATCAACCCAATCCATCGTGAGTCGATAGTGCTTGGTGACCTACGTCACCATGGAGATCAAGACACTGGTGACGGTTTGGTAAACCTGGCAGTAAATGTTCTATCACCGAAACCACCGAAGCTATTGGCTGATGCGCTGCGCGATGATGTTGAAAATTGGTCCGCCTATCCACGTTTTGACGAGGCTAGAGAGGCTATTGCTAAACGTCATCACATAGCTAAAGAAATGATTTTGCCAACAGCTGGGGCGACCGAAGCATTTAACCTTGTCGCGCGCACTTTGTACCCGTCAAAACCGGTCGTTATTCACCCACAATTCTCTGAGCCAGAAAGAGCATTAGCAGCCTTAGGAATCCGGGTTTATCGAGCTATCTCTAAGCCACCCGATTTCGACTTGCCGCCAATAGCTGATTGTTTTGATTTGGTTTGCGTTGGAAACCCGACGAATCCGACTGGAAAACTTTATTCAGCTAACCAATTACGCTCACTTCGCAGCTCGAACAGAATCGTTTTAGTTGATGAAGCATTCATGAGTGCCCTGCCAGAAGAGACGGAATCTTTAATCGGCTCAGATATGGCCGGTATCTTGGTTATTCGTTCATTGACGAAAACTTGGTCAATAGCCGGGGTACGTGCCGGTTATCTCGTTGGCGACGCCCAGCTAATTTCTCGTTGCCAGGAAAACCAATCACCGTGGAGTGTAAGCTCGCCAGCCGCCAAGGTGATGAGCCTGACCGCCAGTACCCAGGCTATTGCTTTTGAGGCGGCTCAATGCAGTGAAATGGCAGCTAATAGAGCCATCTTAGTAACGGCTTTAAGCCAAGCTGGCTTTGCCCCAATCACCAACGCAGCTACCCCATTCGTTACTTTTGAAGCCTCCAAGTTGGGGCCGACACCGGCAGCTTCGCTACGCAAAAACGGTTGGGCAGTACGCGACTGCGCATCCTTTCCTGGGTTGGGGCCAAATTGGTTACGAGTTGCAGTACGAGAACCTGAAATAAGCCATAATTTCGTTCAAACCTTAGTCAAGCTGACTGAAGAAAGGTAACAAACAAATGAGCCGAAAAATCAGCGAAACGATAGCTAACATCACGCCCACAGATCAAGAGATTGTTGATCAAGGGTGGGCTTTTCAAGACCAATTGATAAAAGTGCCGCGTTCGCTGGGACGCCTTGAGGAATTAGGCGTTAAGCTCTGCGCTATTGCTGGCAGTGTTCCCCCGCCGGTGCCGCACCCTGCCCAAGTCGCTGTTTTCGTCGGGGATCATGGGGTGCAGGCAAATAAGGTCTCACCTTGGCCACAAGACATTACCTGGCAAATGGGAGCCAACGTTGCTACTGGTGGAGCCGCTGTATGCTCGCTAGCTCGGCATGCAGGTGCTGACGTTAAAGTTTATAACGTTGGCGGGCTAACAGATATTGACGGCGTCATCAACTGCCGAATAGCTGCCGGCACCCGGGACATGTCTACTGAGCCGGCAATGAGCCACGAGCAAGCCGAGCAGGCAATCGAAATTGGTATCGACGCAGCAAATGACGCTATCGCTAGTGGCCACAAAGCTCTTATCGCTGGTGAGCTAGGTATCGCTAATACCACCCCAGCTGCAGCGTTGATTAGGGTTTTTACTAAGGCTGGCATAGCAGAGGTGACCGGGCGCGGGGCTGGCGCTAATGACGAGATGATGGCTAAGAAACGCAAGCTAATAGCTCAAGCTATTGCTGTCAATCAGGCGATAGCTAAAGAACCATTACATGCGTTAGCTAGCGTCGGCGGATTCGAACACGCAGCGATGGTTGGTCTAATGCTTGCCGGAGCGGCAAATCGAGTTCCAGTCATATTGGACGGTGTTATCGCTTGCTCGGCAGCCTTAGTCGCCCAAGCGATGTGCCCGCAAGTTGTTGACTATTTCATCGCTGGTCATGATGGGAAAGAGCCGGGAATTAGTCAGGCTCTGCAGAAGCTTGACTTAAAACCCATACTGTCTCTAAATCTGTGTCTGGGTGAAGGCAGCGGCGCGGTGGCTGCCCTGCCGCTCGTTCAAGCCTCAGCCAAATTGATGCGCGAGATGGCTCATTTCGGCGCAGATTCCGGGGTTTGCGGAGACCAAGAGAGCGAAGGCTAACCGTTGAGATTATTGGTTACTGGCGGGGCACGTAGCGGTAAATCAGTCTATGCAGAATCACAGCTGGCAGACTGTGGCCAGGTCGACTATCTTGCCACCTCCCGCAATGATCCTAAAGATATTGAGTGGCAAACCCGCATTGCTGCCCACCGCGCTAGACGACCAAAACAGTGGCGCACTATTGAGACTATCGATTTAGCCAATGAAATCAGCAAAGAAAGCAACCGAGCGCTATTGATTGACTGTCTGGGCGTTTGGCTGTCCAGGGTAATGGATGAGGCTGACTATTGGAATACTCAGGATAAGGCGGCTTTAACCCAACAGGTTGACCGGCTCGTCACTTCGCTTTCCGAAACCACCAGGAACGTGATCTTAGTTACCAACGAAGTGGGCATGTCACTAGTGCCTGCAGATGCTGGTAGTAGGGACTACCGAGACGAACTTGGTCGCCTAAACGCCAAAGTTGCTGGGGTTTGTGACCGGGTGGTGTTGTGCGTTGCCGGTCAGCCATTAGAAATAAAAGGTTAGTTATGGCTAAAGCACCGGTCACTAACCCATTCATTACGGCTGTATCGATGTTTACCATTTTGCCCAGCCCTGATGTGGGTATCGTCTCGCGTGAACGCGCTGGTCGAGTGATTGCCTGTCTGCCCTGGGTTGGCTTACTGCTAGGACTAATAGCAGGTGGGGTTACCTGGTTGATCCAGCAAATCACCACTAACACCTTACTGTCTGCGGTTTGCGGGCTAGCCATCCTGGCATTGTGCACAGGTTTTATGCATCTTGATGGGCTAGCTGATACTGCTGATGGCCTAGGCTCTCGCAAACCCGCCGAAGAGGCGCTGACAATCATGAAACGCTCCGACATCGGACCGATGGGGGTAAGCGCTATGGTCTTAGTGCTTGGCTTAGACGCTGGAGCACTAGCTGGCGCCAATCACACAGCTTGGCAGCAAATGGGTCTAGTCGTCATTGCCCCCTTGGTGTCGCGACTTATCGTCCTAGTCGCTACCAGAAAGGGGGCAGAAACGGCTAGGCCAGGCGGTTTTGGTGCACTAGTTGCCGACCTGACTTCGTGGTCGACAATCGTTACCCACACCCTAATCGGGTTGGCTGCGACGATGTGTCTGGCATGGTTGACCGGCGGTTTCGCTGTTATCTACGCTGTCCTTATCGGGGTGAGTACGCTAGCCGCATGGATTGTCGGTTTCTTTTGGCAACGCCATCTGATAGCCCGCTTCCACGGCTCTACTGGGGATACCTTCGGCTCATTGATAGAGATCACTCAGATGACTTTCTTACTGTCTGCAGCACTGTGCTGGTAGCAACTTTCGCACGAACCTGCTTTACTGGCGTGGAATTGGCGGGTGTCAGCTCTGGTTTGCTCGTAGGCTAGTCGAGTGCAAGATTCCACCCAAGCCAATGCCATAGTCACGGTTACCGGCCTAGACCATGTCGGTATTGTCGCTGCCATAGCCGTCGGACTGGCCGAGCTAAATACCAATATCAATAACATCAGCCAAACCTTGATGGACGACTTTTTTACCATGATTCTTGAATGCCAGTTCGACCCTAGAGAAGTGAACATCGAGAAAATTCAGGAGCACCTAAACCAGATTGGGAAACGTGAAGCGCTGGTCGTAAAGGTCCAGTCCGAGGCTATTTTCCACGCTATGCACGAGCTTTAAGACCATGACACGAATCGAAAATGTGCTAGAAACTGTGGCGATGATTGACGAGTATCGCCTAGATATTCGTACCGTCACAATGGGAATTTCTTTATTGGACTGTGCCCACCCTGACGCGCACACCTCTTGCCGTCTCATCTACGACAAAATTACTCGTCAAGCCAGCCAGCTAGTCGAGAAAGCTACCGGTATCGAACATGAGCTTGGTATACCCATCATCAACAAACGCATATCGGTAACCCCAATAGCTTTGGTGGCGGCAGCTTGCGGTAAAAAAGATTTAACTTGTTTCGCTCATGCCCTTGATAAGGCAGCAAAAGAAGTTGGGGTTAATTTTATCGGCGGGTTTTCGGCGATCACTGATAAGGGCAGCACCCAATCGGATTTGGCTCTGATCGCCTCTATCCCCCAAGCCCTTGCACAAACCGATTTAGTGTGCTCGTCGGTGGCGGTGGGCTCGTCTCGAGCCGGAATTAATATGAATTCAGTGGCCAGAATGGGACGAGCTATCAAAGAAACTGCCGCTTTGACGCCGAACGGATTTGGTGCCGCCAAGCTAGTGGTTTTTGCTAATTCGGTGCCAGATAACCCATTCATGGCTGGCGCTTTTCATGGAATTGAGGAGCCTGATTGCGTTGTCAGCGTAGGGGTATCCGGGCCTGGAGTGATCAAGACTGCTCTAGACCAAGTCCCGAACGCCTCGCTAGGCGAGGTTGCGGAAACTGTAAAAAAGGCAGCCTTCAAGGTGACCAGAATGGGTCAATTGGTTGGTTCGATGGCTGCCAGCAGATTGAATGTGCCGTTTGGCATAGTGGACTTGTCGCTAGCGCCTACGCCAGCTGTCGGGGATTCGGTGGCTCAGATCTTGGAGTCAATTGGGTTAGCACAAGTTGGCGGTCCTGGCACAACAGCTGCATTAGCCCTGTTGAACGACGCTGTTAAGAAGGGCGGTATGATGGCTTGTTCGCATGTCGGCGGGCTGTCTGGGTCTTTCATCCCGGTGAGCGAGGACGCGGCAATGATCGCAGCCGTCGAATCTGGATCCCTAAATATCGAGAAGCTCGAGGCTATGACAGCAATTTGTTCAGTCGGTCTGGACATGATTGCCATCCCTGGCTCAACTACGGCTGAAACCATTTCTGGGATGATCGCTGACGAGGCGGCCATTGGCGTCATGAATAACAAAACGACGGCGGTGCGGATAATTCCCGTACCCGGCATGGATGTGGGCGATACTGTCGAATTCGGCGGATTATTGGGACGCGCGCCAATAATGGCAGTTAATACTGCTTCGTGCGAAAAGCTAGTATCCAGGGGCGGACGCATCCCTGCACCAATTCACGCTTTCAAGAATTAGCGGGATTTAGACCAGAAAATACATCAACATCCAAAGCACCGGCAGAGCTGCTAGGAGTGAATCTAGCCTGTCCATGGCTCCACCATGGCCAGGCAGCACTTTACCCATATCTTTTAACCCAGCATTGCGCTTTATTATCGACTCAATTAGGTCGCCTAGAGTGCCTGCAACAGACAGCGCGGCACCTATTATTAGCCCCCGCCACCAATCTGTTTGCAGTAGCCAAACAGCGAAGAAAGCTCCCACTGCAGAGGCGACAACAAGGCCACCAACGAAACCTTCCCACGTTTTTCCAGGGCTAATTGTTTTAGCCATCTTGTGTTTGCCGATTAAAGAACCGACTGCATAAGCGCCGGTATCTGAGCACGGCACACAAGCGAATAGGAAAAGTAAACGCAGTCCACCATCTGGTTGAGCAAGGAGCGTTCCGGCAGTTGTGCCTAAAAGCCCTAGATAGGCAATGGTAAACAATGAGGCTGCCGCGTCTTTGACGAATCTGGTGACATCGCGTAGCAGATGAGTGAACAAGGCCACCAGCGTGGTTAGGGCTAATCCAGCGATTTGAGTGGCGAAACCTACTTGCATGTCAACGCAGCTAGTGACCCAATAGCTAGCCGCTAAGGTAACTGGCAGTCCCGCTAGAACCGCAGGTTTAGCCCCGCGCATGCCCAAGCGTTCTAGTGCGCTAAGCACTTCGCCAGCACCGAAAGTTAACGCCACCATCCAAAAAATGATGAATAACCATGGCCAAACCAGCAGACCACTAAGAATGACTGCCAGTAATACGGCGGCAATCCCAATGGCTGCTGGCAGATTACGACCTGCAGATTTCTTTTCGGTAGCTGGTTTAGGGGTGGTCAAGTTAGACTTCCATCAACTCAGCTTCTTTGGCTTTTAGTAGCGCCTCAATCTGATCGGTAGCCTTCTTAGTCTCGTCGTCTATCCGTTTTTCGCCGCGTCGAGCTTCGTCCTCACCGATCTCTTTATCTTTTTCGGCTTTCTTGAACGCATCCATGGCAGAACGGCGGTGGTTGCGAATCACAACTTTGGCGTCCTCAGCCTTGTCACGAACAACCTTTATCATCGACTTGCGGCGCTCTTCTGTTAGCTCCGGCAGCACCACGCGGATAGTTGGGCCGTCAATAGCCGGGTTAACACCCAAATCTGAATTGCGAATTGCTTTTTCAATTTCGTTTATGGCATTTCGGTCGAAGGGGGTAATCAACATGACCCTAGGTTCCGGAGATTGGAAAGTAGCTAGTTGCACCAGAGGTGTTGGTGTGCCGTAATAATCGGCCTGCAGCTGGTTGAACATTGCCGGGGTGGCGCGTCCGGTACGTACCTGCGTGAAATCTTGTCTTGCGAATTCGATGGCAGAGGCCATCTTTTGCTTAGTATCTTTAACGATTCCGTCGATCATTTGGTCACCTTTCAAAAACTCTTATTCGTTAAGACTAGCTGGTTAAGCGTGGACTAGGGTGCCTATGCCTTCACGGTTAACAGCTCTAGCGATATTGCCTGGTTGATCGAGTCGGAAAAACACCATATCCAGGTTGTTATCGCGAGCCAGACTGATTGCGGTGGCGTCGGCAACTTTCAGATCTCTAGTCAAGAACTCGTCGTATGTTAGCTCATCGAATTTTCTCGCGTCCTGATTGGAGCGTGGGTCAGCGTCATAGACCCCGTCTACCCCGTTTTTCGCCATTAGCAACACGTCAGCACCGATCTCAAGTGCTCTTTGGGCGGCGACCGTGTCAGTAGAGAAATAAGGCATTCCGGTGCCCGCACCAAAGATAACGACACGTCCTTTTTCTAGGTGCCGCTCGGCACGTCGCGGAATATAGGGTTCGGCCACCTGCCCCATGGTGATAGCTGTTTGGACTCGAGTAGCCACCCCAATTTTCTCACAAAAGTCCTGTAGAGCCAGGGCGTTCATCACTGTTCCCAACATTCCGATGTAATCAGCGCGATCCCTATCCATACCGCCTTGGGTTAGTTCGGCTCCTCTAAAATAATTTCCACCGCCAACAACGACGGCGACCTGAGTACCACCTGTTACCACTTCAGAAATTTCTTTCGCAACCGAAGAAATAATCTTTGGGTCTACCCCCAGCTGACCACCGCCAAAGGCTTCCCCAGAAAGTTTCAACAACACTCGGTTATAAGGTTTATGCTCGTCGCCCATCGAATTCTCCTTATTGAAATTATCTATAGCTATAACAATGGGGCGCCTCGATTTTTTCGAGACGCCCCACCATAAATTTTTAGTTACCAGCCGAGAAACGAACGAAGCGGGTTATTTTTACGCCCGCAGCTTTTGCTAATTGACCGATAGTTTTCTTTTCATCACTTAGCGCAGCTTGTTCAGTCAACACAGTGTCTTTGAAGAACGCGTTAACTCGTCCACTAACAATCTTCGGGATAATCTTCTCAGGTTTGCCTTCTTCTTTCGCCGTCTCAGTAGCGATACGCTCTTCTCGCTCCACGACCTCAGCCGGGACGTCCTCGCGGGTCACGTAATCCGGACGCATGGAGGCAATCTGCAAAGCAACCGAGTGTACGAAGTCTTGGTCGTTGCCCTCGTACTCCACCAGCACACCAACCTGCGGTGGCAGATCTGGGCTACGGCGGTGGAGATAGACGTGAGTATCACCATCAAAAGTTGCCACCTTGGACAGCTCAATCTTCTCACCAATACGGTTGCGTAGATCTTCGAGACGAGTCTGGACAGTTTCGCCACCCAGGTCGAGAGCCAACACTTCATCGACGGTATTGGCGTGTGCCTTAGCGGCTGCCTGGACTACTTGGTCAGCGAGATTAACGAAATCCTCGGATTTTGCGACGAAATCAGTCTCGGAACCGATCTGGATTAAAGTCTTATCGGCGCTAGCCACAAGGCCGTTGTTGGCGCTGCGGTCAGAACGCTTGGCGGCTTTGGCCGCACCAGCTACTCGTAACGCCTCAATGGCTTTATCGAAATCACCATCAGCAGCGGTGAGCGCTTTCTTAGCGTCCATCATGCCGGCGCCAGTCGCATCACGCAGCTTCTTAACATCAGCGGCAGTAATTGCCATTATCTGTCTGCCCTTTCAGCTTTATTTTTCTTCAGTTTTAGTGTCAGCCTTCGGCTCATCAGCCTTGGCTTCTTCGGCTTTTTCAGCTTTTGTTTCCTTGGCCTTTGGCTCAGCAGATTTCTCGGCCTTTTCAACCTTTGCGTCGCTAGCTTCCTCAGGCTTATCCTCAACCGTTTTTTCAGCCTTAGCATCTTCGGAGTTCTCGTCCTTAGGCTTGGCTTCTAGCAGTTCACGCTCCCAATCTGGCATTGGCTCGGCATCGGCCTGCGGGGAAGCGCTCGCTTCCTTAGACCGGGAAACTAGGCCATCAGCAACAGCATCAGCGATGATACGGGTCAACAAGGCTACGGAACGGATGGCGTCGTCGTTACCGGGAATTGGATAGTCGACTTCGTCCGGGTCGCAGTTGGTATCCAGAATGGCGACCACGGGGATGTGCAGTTTACGGGCTTCATCAATGGCCAGGTGTTCTTTCTTGGTGTCCACTACCCACACCAATTGCGGCAGCCTGGTCAGATCACGGATACCACCCAAAGACTTCTGTAGCTTCTCTTTTTCGCGGGTCAGCCCTAACAGCTCTTTCTTAGTTAAGCCACCCGGTACGACCGTTTCCAAATCCATTGCCTCAAGCTCTTTCATCCGAGCAATCCGCTTAGATATGGTCTGGAAGTTGGTCAGCATTCCGCCTAGCCAGCGTTGGTTCACATAGGGCATCCCGACACGAGTAGCCTGCTCAGCAATAGATTCTTGAGCCTGCTTTTTGGTGCCAACAAACAAGATTTGGCCACCGCGAGCGACAGTCTCTTTCACCTGGGCGTAAGCCTTGTCGATATAGGCCAGCGACTGACGAAGATCGATGATGTAAATACCGTTGCGATCATTGAAGATGAAACGCTTCATCTTCGGATTCCAACGACGGGTTTGGTGTCCAAAATGGACGCCATTCTCAAGCAATTGGCGGGTTGTGACCACGGCCATAGTATGTCCTTTCGGTTTTGAAACTCGGCGTCTCCGAGTTTCTTCCTGACATGCCGACGAAATTCACCCAGTAGCCTGGGAACCTCGAATTGTCGTCCGACGCTGGCGTCGTAGACATGTGCGTTGTCGATGGCTGCCTTAACTTAAGACAAGCTCTCGCGCGTTAATTGTACGGATTCGCCGGCTCGATTCCAACCTGGGGGCGCGCTAAACATTAACCGGAGTGTGCAGCTATGGTCGCGCCTGGCAAAATTTGAGCGCAAATTTTGCCGTTAAGGCGTAGTCAGAAGGCCCCACTCGTCATACGGGGCGTCAATTCGCATCCCATCTGAATCCTCGCCAGGCCGACAAACTCATTGCCGCCGTCCACACGATGCACACCGCCGAGCCCTGCAACACGGAATACTGCAATTGGGCCCCTATTAGGCTGTGCCGCAGCATGTCGCCAACGTAGGTGTAGGGGAATGCCAGCCCTACGTATTCCACGACTGCGGGCATCATTCGGTACGGCAGAAACAGCCCGCACAGAAACAACAGGCCTACAGGCAAGATTCCGGCTAGCGCCCCGACAAGCCCAGGATTGTCTGACCGCGAACCGATCAGCAACCCGAGCGGCAGCGTTGACGCCACGCAGAGCACCATCGCCCACACCAGCATCGCTGGCTCCGTCAATTTAAGCGATCCCGAGATGACCGCGATGAGCCAGATCAGGCAGAATTCCACACCGATCACCAAAACCCTGGCAGGTATCTGCGCCAAAAGATACTGCGAGCGAGTCACCGGAGTCATCCCAAGACTTCGCAACACGCCGTCCTTACGCAGTTGAGCAATAGGAGCGGCAGTGCCCGTCAGCCCCAAGGAAAGCGCGGCAAAAATCAGTATCGCAGGCAAACCGAACGCCAACGCGCTGATCCGGCCCTCAGGCTGGGGCAGATCCGGCAGCAACAGAAACATCGCGATAAACGACATAGGAAAAACCATGCCCAACCCGGTGGTCATCGGATCACGCAGCAACTCCCTAAAACT from Vaginimicrobium propionicum encodes the following:
- the frr gene encoding ribosome recycling factor gives rise to the protein MIDGIVKDTKQKMASAIEFARQDFTQVRTGRATPAMFNQLQADYYGTPTPLVQLATFQSPEPRVMLITPFDRNAINEIEKAIRNSDLGVNPAIDGPTIRVVLPELTEERRKSMIKVVRDKAEDAKVVIRNHRRSAMDAFKKAEKDKEIGEDEARRGEKRIDDETKKATDQIEALLKAKEAELMEV
- the rpsB gene encoding 30S ribosomal protein S2 — protein: MAVVTTRQLLENGVHFGHQTRRWNPKMKRFIFNDRNGIYIIDLRQSLAYIDKAYAQVKETVARGGQILFVGTKKQAQESIAEQATRVGMPYVNQRWLGGMLTNFQTISKRIARMKELEAMDLETVVPGGLTKKELLGLTREKEKLQKSLGGIRDLTRLPQLVWVVDTKKEHLAIDEARKLHIPVVAILDTNCDPDEVDYPIPGNDDAIRSVALLTRIIADAVADGLVSRSKEASASPQADAEPMPDWERELLEAKPKDENSEDAKAEKTVEDKPEEASDAKVEKAEKSAEPKAKETKAEKAEEAKADEPKADTKTEEK
- a CDS encoding adenosylcobinamide-GDP ribazoletransferase — translated: MAKAPVTNPFITAVSMFTILPSPDVGIVSRERAGRVIACLPWVGLLLGLIAGGVTWLIQQITTNTLLSAVCGLAILALCTGFMHLDGLADTADGLGSRKPAEEALTIMKRSDIGPMGVSAMVLVLGLDAGALAGANHTAWQQMGLVVIAPLVSRLIVLVATRKGAETARPGGFGALVADLTSWSTIVTHTLIGLAATMCLAWLTGGFAVIYAVLIGVSTLAAWIVGFFWQRHLIARFHGSTGDTFGSLIEITQMTFLLSAALCW
- the tsf gene encoding translation elongation factor Ts, whose amino-acid sequence is MAITAADVKKLRDATGAGMMDAKKALTAADGDFDKAIEALRVAGAAKAAKRSDRSANNGLVASADKTLIQIGSETDFVAKSEDFVNLADQVVQAAAKAHANTVDEVLALDLGGETVQTRLEDLRNRIGEKIELSKVATFDGDTHVYLHRRSPDLPPQVGVLVEYEGNDQDFVHSVALQIASMRPDYVTREDVPAEVVEREERIATETAKEEGKPEKIIPKIVSGRVNAFFKDTVLTEQAALSDEKKTIGQLAKAAGVKITRFVRFSAGN
- the cobT gene encoding nicotinate-nucleotide--dimethylbenzimidazole phosphoribosyltransferase, whose product is MSRKISETIANITPTDQEIVDQGWAFQDQLIKVPRSLGRLEELGVKLCAIAGSVPPPVPHPAQVAVFVGDHGVQANKVSPWPQDITWQMGANVATGGAAVCSLARHAGADVKVYNVGGLTDIDGVINCRIAAGTRDMSTEPAMSHEQAEQAIEIGIDAANDAIASGHKALIAGELGIANTTPAAALIRVFTKAGIAEVTGRGAGANDEMMAKKRKLIAQAIAVNQAIAKEPLHALASVGGFEHAAMVGLMLAGAANRVPVILDGVIACSAALVAQAMCPQVVDYFIAGHDGKEPGISQALQKLDLKPILSLNLCLGEGSGAVAALPLVQASAKLMREMAHFGADSGVCGDQESEG
- a CDS encoding ACT domain-containing protein — its product is MQDSTQANAIVTVTGLDHVGIVAAIAVGLAELNTNINNISQTLMDDFFTMILECQFDPREVNIEKIQEHLNQIGKREALVVKVQSEAIFHAMHEL
- a CDS encoding PFL family protein; translated protein: MTRIENVLETVAMIDEYRLDIRTVTMGISLLDCAHPDAHTSCRLIYDKITRQASQLVEKATGIEHELGIPIINKRISVTPIALVAAACGKKDLTCFAHALDKAAKEVGVNFIGGFSAITDKGSTQSDLALIASIPQALAQTDLVCSSVAVGSSRAGINMNSVARMGRAIKETAALTPNGFGAAKLVVFANSVPDNPFMAGAFHGIEEPDCVVSVGVSGPGVIKTALDQVPNASLGEVAETVKKAAFKVTRMGQLVGSMAASRLNVPFGIVDLSLAPTPAVGDSVAQILESIGLAQVGGPGTTAALALLNDAVKKGGMMACSHVGGLSGSFIPVSEDAAMIAAVESGSLNIEKLEAMTAICSVGLDMIAIPGSTTAETISGMIADEAAIGVMNNKTTAVRIIPVPGMDVGDTVEFGGLLGRAPIMAVNTASCEKLVSRGGRIPAPIHAFKN
- a CDS encoding ABC transporter permease, which gives rise to MRQIRALSVASFRELLRDPMTTGLGMVFPMSFIAMFLLLPDLPQPEGRISALAFGLPAILIFAALSLGLTGTAAPIAQLRKDGVLRSLGMTPVTRSQYLLAQIPARVLVIGVEFCLIWLIAVISGSLKLTEPAMLVWAMVLCVASTLPLGLLIGSRSDNPGLVGALAGILPVGLLFLCGLFLPYRMMPAVVEYVGLAFPYTYVGDMLRHSLIGAQLQYSVLQGSAVCIVWTAAMSLSAWRGFRWDAN
- the pyrH gene encoding UMP kinase translates to MGDEHKPYNRVLLKLSGEAFGGGQLGVDPKIISSVAKEISEVVTGGTQVAVVVGGGNYFRGAELTQGGMDRDRADYIGMLGTVMNALALQDFCEKIGVATRVQTAITMGQVAEPYIPRRAERHLEKGRVVIFGAGTGMPYFSTDTVAAQRALEIGADVLLMAKNGVDGVYDADPRSNQDARKFDELTYDEFLTRDLKVADATAISLARDNNLDMVFFRLDQPGNIARAVNREGIGTLVHA
- a CDS encoding cobyrinate a,c-diamide synthase, which produces MVARIVIGAPASGQGKTTIAIGLMAAFRMAGLKVAPFKVGPDYIDPGYHTLAAGRAGRNLDPHLCTPELIGSLFNHGARTPDDADIGVIEGVMGLFDGKIGTAGFGSTAHVAELLSAPVILVADSSHSSATTAAIVHGLADYSSQITVAGVIANRVSSKRVSDELRRALASTGIPLLGTIPASAAIAAPSRHLGLIPAAERAGAQQMVDAAGQIVADNVDLEKILQIGRQAGRMTSAIWRPQDLVAPIAGAPTIAVATGSAFTFRYPETVELLQACGAKVAEFDPLTDPQLPVGTQGLYLGGGFPEVYASQLAENTSLRTQIGQVVRDGLPTVAECAGLLYLCRTIDGIAMANALDVDAQMTPKLKLGYRENAPESNSLIYRIGEPVRYHEFHRTRIVGSDHFYSPTLHASYQHVHWAAYPQFATRLVEAAAEFSPSRINPIHRESIVLGDLRHHGDQDTGDGLVNLAVNVLSPKPPKLLADALRDDVENWSAYPRFDEAREAIAKRHHIAKEMILPTAGATEAFNLVARTLYPSKPVVIHPQFSEPERALAALGIRVYRAISKPPDFDLPPIADCFDLVCVGNPTNPTGKLYSANQLRSLRSSNRIVLVDEAFMSALPEETESLIGSDMAGILVIRSLTKTWSIAGVRAGYLVGDAQLISRCQENQSPWSVSSPAAKVMSLTASTQAIAFEAAQCSEMAANRAILVTALSQAGFAPITNAATPFVTFEASKLGPTPAASLRKNGWAVRDCASFPGLGPNWLRVAVREPEISHNFVQTLVKLTEER
- a CDS encoding phosphatidate cytidylyltransferase, encoding MTTPKPATEKKSAGRNLPAAIGIAAVLLAVILSGLLVWPWLFIIFWMVALTFGAGEVLSALERLGMRGAKPAVLAGLPVTLAASYWVTSCVDMQVGFATQIAGLALTTLVALFTHLLRDVTRFVKDAAASLFTIAYLGLLGTTAGTLLAQPDGGLRLLFLFACVPCSDTGAYAVGSLIGKHKMAKTISPGKTWEGFVGGLVVASAVGAFFAVWLLQTDWWRGLIIGAALSVAGTLGDLIESIIKRNAGLKDMGKVLPGHGGAMDRLDSLLAALPVLWMLMYFLV
- the cobU gene encoding bifunctional adenosylcobinamide kinase/adenosylcobinamide-phosphate guanylyltransferase; protein product: MRLLVTGGARSGKSVYAESQLADCGQVDYLATSRNDPKDIEWQTRIAAHRARRPKQWRTIETIDLANEISKESNRALLIDCLGVWLSRVMDEADYWNTQDKAALTQQVDRLVTSLSETTRNVILVTNEVGMSLVPADAGSRDYRDELGRLNAKVAGVCDRVVLCVAGQPLEIKG